In Phreatobacter aquaticus, a single genomic region encodes these proteins:
- a CDS encoding efflux RND transporter permease subunit, whose translation MNVSAPFIHRPIATSLLALALVLAGVLGYLRLPVSSLPQVEFPTIQVTTQLPGASPDTIAALVTAPLERQLGLIPALAMMTSSSSLGLSQVTLQFDLDRDIDAAAQDVQSAINAAGSALPRGLPYPPTYAKVNPADAPIITLAITSPTVPLERLADIADTLLAQRLAEISGVGRVSVAGNLKPAVRIQVDLDRLAAYRISLEDVRAAIVAANVAGPKGSLDGARQSFTIAANDQVTAAEAYKTVIISYRNNAPVLLADVANVVDGLENARVGAWYQGRPAIVMDIQRQPGANVVKTVERIMAELPRLERALPSGAVLTVVTDRTGTIKASIRDVQFTLALSVGLVVLVVLVFLRSWRATIVAGVALPLSLIVTFAVMYLAGFSLDNLSLMALTIGTGFVVDDAIVIIENIVRRMEKGEGPFEAALKGSKEIGFTIVSLTVSLVAVFIPLLFMSGLVGRMFREFALTLTIAVIASAVVSLTLSPMMCSRLLKAAPEPKGERKVTWSERLVLAYGRSVARVVEWPVMTLMVTLATLAITIWFYVVMPKGFLPPQDTGVLTATLQAGPTTSFPELRRLQEEASSLFRADPQVAGVVSVAGAAASNPTTNMARMQIVLRPRDDRAETAGEIAERLQAIAVDKLTGLVVIVRAVSDIQIGTTQSRAAFQYTLVGASRPDVVLWATRLAERVETEPGFRNVSAEIQEGGGRVNIRIDREAASRLGVSIQAIDDTLYDAYGQRQISTIYAQTNQYRVILEAEPRQAMDPASLSKLYVPAVNPATSVTQPIPLMSVARVERGTAPLILQNQEQFPSVTLSFDLASGTSLGDAVAAISMIRTELGVPDSVSGAFAGEAQEFARSLAGQPWLILAAVVVIYIVLGVLYESYIHPITILSTLPSAGIGALLALKLTGQDLSLVALIGIVLLMGIVKKNAIMMIDFALDAERERGLDPKAAIIEACVLRFRPIMMTTLAALFGALPLALHHGTGSELRIPLGVTIIGGLLLSQLLTLYTTPVVYLELERLRLWLRRKTGHGPVAAVPKPGE comes from the coding sequence ATGAACGTCTCGGCGCCCTTCATCCACCGGCCGATCGCGACCTCGCTGCTGGCCCTGGCTTTGGTGCTGGCGGGCGTCCTCGGCTATCTCCGGCTGCCGGTCTCGTCGCTGCCGCAGGTCGAGTTCCCGACCATCCAGGTGACGACCCAGCTGCCCGGCGCCAGCCCTGACACGATCGCGGCGCTGGTGACCGCACCGCTGGAGCGCCAGCTCGGCCTGATCCCGGCGCTGGCCATGATGACCTCGTCGAGCTCGCTCGGCCTGTCGCAGGTGACGCTGCAGTTCGATCTCGACCGTGACATCGACGCGGCCGCCCAGGACGTGCAATCGGCGATCAATGCGGCGGGTTCGGCGCTGCCGCGCGGCCTGCCCTATCCCCCGACCTATGCCAAGGTGAACCCGGCGGATGCGCCGATCATCACGCTGGCCATCACCTCGCCGACCGTGCCGCTGGAACGTCTGGCCGATATTGCCGATACGCTGCTGGCGCAGCGGCTGGCCGAGATTTCCGGCGTCGGCCGCGTGTCGGTCGCCGGCAATCTGAAGCCCGCCGTGCGCATCCAGGTCGATCTCGACCGGCTCGCCGCCTATCGCATCAGCCTGGAAGATGTGCGCGCGGCGATCGTCGCAGCCAATGTGGCGGGACCCAAAGGCTCGCTCGATGGTGCGCGCCAGTCCTTCACAATTGCTGCCAACGACCAGGTGACCGCGGCGGAGGCCTACAAGACGGTCATCATCTCCTATCGCAACAACGCTCCGGTCCTGCTGGCGGATGTCGCCAATGTGGTCGACGGGCTTGAGAATGCGCGCGTCGGCGCCTGGTACCAGGGCCGGCCCGCCATCGTCATGGATATCCAGCGGCAGCCCGGCGCCAATGTCGTGAAGACCGTCGAACGGATCATGGCGGAACTGCCGCGGCTGGAACGCGCCCTGCCGAGCGGCGCGGTGCTGACCGTCGTCACCGACCGAACCGGCACGATCAAGGCGTCTATCCGCGACGTGCAGTTCACGCTCGCCCTCAGCGTCGGTCTCGTCGTGCTGGTGGTGCTGGTGTTCCTGAGATCCTGGCGGGCGACCATTGTCGCGGGCGTCGCGCTGCCGCTCTCGCTCATCGTCACCTTCGCGGTGATGTATCTGGCGGGCTTCTCGCTCGACAACCTGTCGCTGATGGCGCTGACCATCGGCACAGGCTTCGTGGTCGACGATGCCATCGTCATCATCGAGAACATCGTGCGGCGCATGGAGAAGGGCGAGGGTCCCTTCGAGGCGGCGCTGAAGGGCTCCAAGGAGATCGGCTTCACCATCGTCTCGCTAACGGTGTCGCTGGTGGCGGTGTTCATCCCGCTCCTGTTCATGAGCGGCCTGGTCGGACGGATGTTCCGCGAATTCGCGCTGACCCTGACGATTGCGGTGATTGCCTCGGCGGTGGTGTCGCTGACGCTCAGCCCGATGATGTGTTCGAGGCTCCTGAAGGCCGCGCCCGAGCCCAAGGGCGAGCGCAAGGTGACCTGGAGCGAGCGGCTGGTGCTCGCCTATGGCCGCTCGGTCGCCCGGGTGGTGGAATGGCCGGTCATGACGCTCATGGTGACGCTGGCGACGCTTGCGATCACCATCTGGTTCTATGTCGTCATGCCCAAGGGCTTCCTGCCGCCGCAGGATACCGGGGTGCTGACCGCGACCCTCCAGGCCGGACCGACCACCTCGTTCCCAGAGCTGAGGCGTCTGCAAGAGGAGGCCTCGAGCCTGTTCCGCGCCGATCCGCAGGTCGCCGGCGTGGTGTCGGTCGCGGGCGCTGCCGCCTCCAATCCCACCACCAACATGGCGCGGATGCAGATCGTGCTCCGCCCGCGCGACGACCGCGCCGAGACGGCGGGCGAAATCGCCGAGCGGCTGCAGGCGATCGCCGTCGACAAGCTCACGGGTCTCGTGGTGATTGTCCGTGCGGTCTCCGACATCCAGATCGGCACGACCCAGAGCCGGGCGGCTTTCCAATACACGCTGGTCGGCGCCTCGCGGCCGGATGTGGTGCTGTGGGCGACCAGGCTTGCCGAGCGGGTGGAGACCGAGCCCGGCTTCCGCAATGTCTCCGCGGAAATCCAGGAGGGTGGCGGCCGGGTCAATATCCGCATCGACCGCGAGGCGGCCTCACGGCTCGGCGTGTCGATCCAGGCGATCGACGACACGCTCTATGATGCCTATGGCCAGCGGCAGATTTCGACCATCTATGCCCAGACCAACCAGTATCGCGTGATCCTGGAGGCCGAGCCGCGCCAGGCGATGGATCCGGCCTCGCTGTCGAAGCTCTATGTCCCGGCGGTCAATCCGGCGACATCGGTGACCCAGCCGATCCCGCTCATGTCGGTTGCCCGTGTCGAACGCGGCACGGCGCCGCTGATCCTGCAGAACCAGGAGCAGTTCCCGTCCGTCACGCTGAGCTTCGATCTGGCCAGCGGTACGTCGCTCGGCGATGCGGTCGCGGCGATTTCCATGATCCGGACCGAACTGGGCGTGCCGGATTCGGTGTCGGGCGCCTTCGCCGGCGAGGCGCAGGAATTCGCCCGCTCGCTCGCCGGTCAGCCCTGGCTGATCCTCGCCGCCGTGGTGGTGATCTATATCGTGCTGGGCGTGCTCTACGAGAGCTACATCCACCCGATCACCATTCTATCGACATTGCCGTCAGCCGGCATCGGCGCGCTGCTGGCGCTCAAGCTGACCGGGCAGGACCTGTCGCTGGTGGCCCTCATCGGCATCGTGCTGCTGATGGGCATCGTGAAGAAGAACGCGATCATGATGATCGACTTCGCGCTCGATGCCGAGCGCGAGCGCGGGCTCGACCCCAAGGCGGCGATCATCGAGGCCTGCGTGCTGCGCTTCCGCCCGATCATGATGACGACGCTCGCCGCCCTGTTCGGCGCGCTGCCGCTGGCGCTGCACCATGGCACGGGATCGGAGCTGCGCATTCCGCTGGGCGTCACCATCATCGGCGGCCTGCTGCTCAGCCAGTTGCTCACGCTCTACACCACGCCGGTGGTCTATCTGGAGCTGGAGCGCCTGCGCCTGTGGCTGCGCCGCAAGACCGGACATGGTCCGGTGGCGGCTGTGCCGAAGCCGGGGGAATGA
- a CDS encoding efflux RND transporter periplasmic adaptor subunit, protein MKRSTAFVLLLIAGGAGWSGYTYSQTGKLPFGYDVPFIGGQQQAGPGGTGGPPRGGPGGRRGGGMGDPPPSVIVQAPRVVDVPVYIDAVGTVTALRTVTVRPQADGRLISVNFREGQMVKAGDVLGRIDPTVYQAQLDQVVAKKAQDEAVLANARLDLARYIRLANDNSGSKQQADTQRALVAQYEAQVALDQAAIDNARAVLAYTTIVSPIDGRTGLRLVDEGNVIQSSSTTGLVVVAQVDPIAVAFSVPQQQLRAVIAAMARGKPKVEIISTENGQVQDTGVLDVIDNQIDQTTGTVKLKASFRNDPAHLWPGQYVSIKLEVDTLAGVTTVPGEAVQRGPQGPFLYVLKDETTVGVRPIQIAREAEGLAVITGVGPADRVVTTGFARLSDGARVRVADPASAPPRGRPPGAATALGDAPAEAQPGTATDAPAAGAPRQRPPGEGRRGAGGGGPGEGRPGGEGRGPRGGAPPGTPPAGGSPPAASP, encoded by the coding sequence ATGAAGCGCTCGACCGCCTTCGTCCTTCTGCTGATCGCCGGCGGCGCTGGCTGGAGCGGCTATACCTATTCGCAGACCGGCAAACTGCCCTTTGGCTATGACGTGCCGTTCATCGGTGGCCAGCAGCAGGCTGGTCCGGGTGGCACTGGCGGACCGCCCCGCGGCGGCCCCGGCGGACGGCGTGGCGGCGGCATGGGCGATCCCCCGCCCTCGGTCATCGTCCAGGCGCCGCGCGTGGTCGACGTGCCGGTCTATATCGATGCCGTTGGAACAGTCACCGCCTTGCGCACCGTGACAGTCCGCCCGCAGGCCGATGGCCGGCTCATCTCGGTCAATTTCCGCGAAGGGCAGATGGTCAAGGCCGGCGACGTGCTCGGCCGGATCGATCCGACCGTCTACCAGGCCCAACTCGACCAGGTGGTGGCGAAGAAGGCGCAGGACGAGGCGGTGCTGGCCAATGCCCGGCTCGATCTTGCCCGCTATATCCGCCTCGCCAACGACAATTCCGGCTCCAAGCAGCAGGCCGATACCCAGCGCGCGCTGGTCGCGCAGTACGAGGCGCAGGTCGCGCTCGACCAGGCGGCGATCGACAATGCCCGGGCGGTCCTCGCCTATACCACCATCGTCTCGCCGATCGACGGCCGCACCGGCCTGCGTCTGGTGGACGAGGGCAATGTCATCCAGTCGAGCTCGACCACCGGACTTGTCGTGGTGGCGCAGGTCGACCCGATCGCGGTGGCCTTCAGCGTGCCGCAGCAGCAATTGCGCGCGGTCATCGCGGCGATGGCGCGAGGCAAGCCCAAGGTCGAGATCATCAGCACGGAAAACGGCCAGGTGCAGGACACCGGCGTTCTCGACGTGATCGACAACCAGATCGACCAGACCACCGGCACGGTGAAGCTCAAGGCGTCGTTCCGCAACGATCCCGCCCATCTGTGGCCGGGCCAATATGTCTCGATCAAGCTGGAGGTGGACACGCTTGCCGGTGTCACCACGGTGCCGGGCGAGGCGGTGCAGCGCGGGCCGCAGGGGCCGTTCCTCTATGTGCTGAAGGACGAGACAACGGTCGGCGTCCGTCCGATCCAGATCGCCCGCGAAGCCGAAGGCCTGGCCGTCATCACCGGCGTCGGTCCGGCGGACCGCGTGGTCACCACCGGTTTTGCCCGATTGTCCGATGGCGCGCGGGTGCGCGTCGCCGATCCTGCCTCGGCCCCGCCACGGGGCCGGCCGCCGGGTGCGGCGACCGCGCTCGGCGATGCGCCAGCCGAAGCCCAGCCAGGAACCGCGACTGATGCTCCGGCAGCCGGCGCGCCCCGCCAGCGTCCCCCCGGCGAAGGCCGGCGTGGAGCGGGTGGAGGCGGCCCAGGCGAAGGACGTCCGGGTGGCGAGGGCAGGGGCCCGCGTGGCGGCGCACCGCCTGGCACGCCGCCGGCGGGTGGTTCACCGCCCGCCGCCTCGCCGTGA
- a CDS encoding efflux transporter outer membrane subunit produces the protein MPDFRHDRARRGAARTASRRAALVGLGCLVLSACTGSQPSRELGFAMPPRYLEAAPAPSNIGPHWWRAYRRPELSRLVEKALADNLDIAAAVARIRQAEAQILTSRAALLPTLNGGASGSRSRSGFSGSESSSFSTTLSTTYVLDLFGRNRALLEGVQATAQATRVDKDYVALIASATVATTYFQLITAQDRVAIAERSAATAERVLRAIRARTAAGTTSDLEVAQQEALAAGLRAAIPGLRTQITSARNALAVLTGTVPQDFAAGGGSIAALALPVIRPGLPSDLLLRRPDVKEAEIRLAALDANIVAARAAFYPSISLTGQGGFQSNALAILFRPDSALYSLAGSLTQPIFDPGTLRGNLELQRGLFDEALQVYRKAVLTALSDVSNALEATRRTSEQVRFQTQATMAARRAFSIVDGRLREGVVDIVTLLNTQTTLFNSEDALVQARYARAQASVALFQALGGGWTPETPLTEVTPAGEPALRPTP, from the coding sequence ATGCCGGATTTCAGACATGACCGCGCCAGGCGCGGCGCCGCGAGGACCGCCAGCCGGCGCGCGGCGCTTGTCGGCTTGGGCTGTCTGGTCCTGTCGGCTTGCACCGGCAGCCAGCCAAGCCGCGAACTCGGCTTTGCCATGCCGCCGCGCTATCTGGAGGCGGCTCCCGCACCCTCCAATATCGGCCCGCATTGGTGGCGCGCCTATCGCCGGCCGGAACTGTCGCGGCTGGTGGAAAAGGCGCTCGCCGACAATCTCGATATCGCCGCGGCGGTGGCCCGCATCCGTCAGGCCGAGGCGCAGATCCTGACCTCGCGGGCGGCCCTCCTGCCGACCCTGAACGGCGGCGCCAGCGGCAGCCGGTCGCGCTCGGGCTTTTCCGGCTCGGAATCGAGCTCGTTCTCCACGACCCTGTCGACCACCTATGTGCTCGACCTGTTCGGGCGGAACCGCGCTCTGCTGGAGGGCGTGCAGGCGACCGCTCAGGCGACCCGCGTCGACAAGGATTATGTGGCGCTGATCGCCAGCGCGACGGTCGCCACGACCTATTTCCAGTTGATCACGGCGCAGGACCGGGTCGCCATCGCCGAGCGCAGCGCTGCCACCGCCGAGCGTGTGCTGAGGGCGATCCGCGCCCGCACGGCGGCCGGCACCACATCCGATCTCGAGGTCGCCCAGCAGGAGGCGCTGGCCGCCGGTCTGCGCGCGGCCATCCCCGGCCTGCGCACGCAGATCACCTCGGCGCGCAATGCGCTGGCCGTGCTGACCGGCACCGTGCCGCAGGATTTCGCCGCCGGCGGCGGCTCGATCGCGGCCCTCGCCCTGCCGGTGATCCGGCCGGGCCTGCCGTCCGACCTGCTGCTGCGCCGGCCCGACGTGAAGGAAGCCGAGATCCGGCTGGCCGCGCTGGATGCCAACATCGTTGCGGCGAGGGCGGCCTTCTATCCCTCGATCAGCCTCACCGGACAGGGCGGTTTCCAGAGCAACGCGCTGGCGATCCTGTTCAGGCCGGACTCGGCGCTCTATTCGCTGGCGGGGAGCCTGACGCAACCGATCTTTGATCCCGGCACGCTGCGCGGCAATCTCGAGCTGCAGCGCGGCCTGTTTGACGAGGCGCTTCAGGTCTATCGCAAGGCTGTGCTGACGGCGCTGTCGGACGTCTCCAACGCGCTGGAGGCGACGCGCCGGACCTCCGAGCAGGTGCGCTTCCAGACACAGGCAACCATGGCCGCCAGGCGCGCCTTCTCGATCGTCGACGGCCGCCTCAGGGAAGGCGTTGTCGATATCGTGACCCTGTTGAACACACAGACGACATTGTTCAATTCCGAAGATGCGCTGGTCCAGGCACGCTATGCGCGCGCCCAGGCCTCCGTCGCGCTGTTCCAGGCCCTTGGTGGCGGATGGACGCCGGAGACGCCACTTACCGAAGTGACTCCTGCCGGAGAGCCCGCCCTGAGACCGACGCCATGA
- a CDS encoding methyl-accepting chemotaxis protein has protein sequence MFAFQSKATLETEAKLAALDRVQAVIEFKLDGTILTANQNFLSTLGYELAEIVGKHHSLFVESGHKDSAEYRALWTGLRAGEFKAGQFLRIGKGGKEVWIEASYNPILGPDGKPVKVVKFATDITARKQVEMDQAGQIAAINTSQAVIAFNLDGTILDANANFLAALGYRLDEIKGQHHRMFVDPAYRASSDYADFWARLRRGEYQAAKYKRFGKGGKEIWIEASYNPILDAKGRPYKIVKFATDITAQERLLSNLREMIDRNFGEIDQAVQRSASQSGEAASRAQATNDSVQAMAAASEELAASVGDISQSMAASRNATDEAFDQVNAASGFTSRLSNAATAMGGIVGLINTIAGQINLLALNATIESARAGEAGRGFAVVAQEVKNLANQAAKATEQIGQEINGVQSISGDVVRALDSIRHSVETVRDNVIASAAAVEEQSAVTQNMSATMQDAASSVATISENMTGISAAVTQVNQAVSTTREAARVLVR, from the coding sequence ATGTTCGCATTCCAGTCCAAGGCGACGCTCGAAACGGAGGCCAAGCTGGCGGCCCTGGATCGGGTCCAGGCGGTCATCGAGTTCAAGCTGGACGGCACGATCCTTACGGCCAACCAGAACTTCCTGTCGACGCTGGGCTACGAACTGGCGGAGATCGTGGGCAAGCACCATTCCCTGTTCGTCGAGTCCGGTCACAAGGACAGCGCCGAGTATCGCGCCCTGTGGACGGGGCTCCGGGCTGGCGAGTTCAAGGCCGGCCAGTTCCTGCGCATCGGCAAGGGCGGCAAGGAGGTCTGGATCGAGGCCTCCTACAACCCGATCCTCGGACCTGACGGCAAGCCGGTGAAGGTCGTCAAATTCGCCACCGACATCACCGCGCGCAAGCAGGTGGAGATGGATCAGGCCGGCCAGATCGCCGCGATCAACACGTCGCAGGCGGTGATTGCCTTCAATCTCGACGGCACGATCCTCGATGCCAACGCCAATTTCCTGGCCGCTCTCGGCTATCGCCTTGACGAGATCAAGGGCCAGCATCACCGCATGTTCGTCGATCCGGCCTATCGCGCCAGCAGCGACTATGCCGATTTCTGGGCGCGCCTGCGCCGCGGTGAATACCAGGCCGCCAAGTACAAGCGGTTCGGCAAGGGCGGCAAGGAGATCTGGATCGAGGCCTCCTACAATCCGATTCTCGACGCCAAGGGCCGCCCCTACAAGATCGTGAAGTTCGCCACCGACATCACCGCGCAGGAGCGTCTGCTCAGCAATCTGCGCGAGATGATCGACCGGAATTTCGGCGAGATCGACCAGGCGGTCCAGCGCTCCGCCAGCCAGTCCGGCGAGGCGGCGAGCCGCGCCCAGGCTACCAACGACAGCGTCCAGGCCATGGCTGCCGCCTCGGAGGAACTCGCGGCCTCGGTCGGCGACATCTCGCAGAGCATGGCCGCCTCGCGCAATGCGACGGACGAGGCCTTCGACCAGGTCAATGCCGCCAGCGGCTTCACCTCGCGGCTCTCCAACGCAGCCACCGCCATGGGCGGCATTGTCGGCCTGATCAACACCATTGCCGGCCAGATCAACCTGCTGGCTCTCAATGCGACCATCGAATCCGCGCGTGCCGGCGAGGCCGGCCGCGGCTTCGCGGTGGTGGCCCAGGAGGTCAAGAACCTGGCCAACCAGGCGGCCAAGGCCACCGAGCAGATTGGCCAGGAGATCAATGGCGTTCAGTCGATCTCGGGCGATGTCGTGCGCGCCCTCGATTCCATCCGCCACTCGGTCGAGACCGTGCGCGACAATGTCATTGCCAGCGCCGCGGCGGTCGAGGAGCAGAGCGCGGTCACACAGAACATGTCCGCCACCATGCAGGACGCCGCCAGTTCGGTGGCGACCATTTCCGAGAACATGACCGGCATTTCGGCAGCGGTGACCCAGGTCAATCAGGCGGTCTCGACAACCCGCGAGGCCGCGCGCGTTCTGGTGCGCTGA
- a CDS encoding acyl carrier protein, whose protein sequence is MKAKIREIVAKTVELPGGIDRLTDTSDLYEAGMTSFGSVQLMLALEEAFDVEFPERMLNRKLFSSLATISAALEELAPAGAEG, encoded by the coding sequence ATGAAGGCCAAGATTCGCGAGATCGTCGCCAAGACGGTCGAACTGCCAGGCGGCATCGACCGTCTGACCGATACGTCCGATCTCTACGAGGCGGGCATGACCTCCTTCGGTTCGGTCCAGCTCATGCTGGCGCTGGAAGAGGCTTTCGACGTCGAGTTTCCCGAGCGGATGCTCAACCGTAAACTGTTCTCCTCGCTCGCGACCATCTCGGCCGCCCTTGAGGAACTGGCTCCTGCCGGCGCCGAGGGCTGA
- a CDS encoding acyl-CoA dehydrogenase family protein, whose translation MLDTSRTSTGPAATSFAMRMNAVAAVAEKHADSVDKAGRFPAEAMAALREARLLGIMIPREHGGEGATFGEIAELCTQLGRACSSAGMVFAMHQIKVSSLVHHGEDSAWHVSFMRRVAEQQLLLGSATTEGGIGGDLRNSICSIVPDGDHVTLEKDATVISYGLDADAILATARRAPDAASSDQVMVVIEKGQAGLDQTSVWDTLGMRGTCSHGFKLKARVPAEQVFPRPFAEIAAQSMLASSHLFWAGLWFGIAGGALAKAQASVKAAARRTPNALPPGATRLAAAAAELSALKALVRDGIARFEAARHHEEDLNTMGFAVAMNAVKVQASQKAVAIVQEALTITGILGFKNDTPFSVGRQLRDILSAPLMIANDRVIANTSTMLLMSRLDTDLEG comes from the coding sequence ATGCTTGACACCAGCCGCACCTCCACCGGCCCGGCCGCCACCTCATTCGCCATGCGGATGAACGCGGTCGCGGCTGTCGCCGAGAAGCATGCCGACAGCGTCGACAAGGCCGGGCGCTTCCCCGCCGAGGCGATGGCAGCGCTCCGCGAGGCGCGGCTGCTGGGCATCATGATCCCCCGCGAGCATGGCGGCGAAGGCGCAACCTTCGGCGAGATCGCCGAGCTCTGCACCCAGCTCGGCCGCGCCTGCTCGTCCGCCGGCATGGTCTTCGCCATGCATCAGATCAAGGTCTCGAGCCTCGTCCATCATGGCGAGGACAGCGCCTGGCACGTCTCCTTCATGCGCCGCGTCGCAGAACAGCAGCTGCTGCTGGGCTCCGCCACCACCGAAGGCGGCATTGGCGGCGACCTCCGCAATTCCATCTGCTCGATCGTTCCCGACGGCGACCATGTCACGCTGGAGAAGGACGCGACCGTCATCTCCTATGGCCTCGACGCCGACGCGATCCTGGCAACCGCCCGCCGCGCACCGGATGCCGCCTCGTCCGACCAGGTGATGGTCGTCATCGAGAAGGGCCAGGCCGGCCTCGACCAGACCTCGGTCTGGGACACGCTTGGCATGCGCGGCACCTGCTCGCACGGCTTCAAGCTGAAGGCCCGCGTGCCCGCTGAACAGGTCTTCCCCCGTCCCTTCGCCGAGATCGCCGCGCAGTCCATGCTGGCAAGCTCGCATCTGTTCTGGGCGGGTCTGTGGTTCGGCATTGCCGGCGGTGCACTCGCCAAGGCCCAGGCCTCGGTCAAGGCTGCTGCACGCCGCACGCCGAACGCCCTGCCGCCTGGCGCGACCCGCCTTGCCGCGGCAGCCGCCGAACTCTCCGCGCTCAAGGCGCTCGTCCGTGACGGCATCGCCCGCTTCGAGGCGGCCCGCCACCACGAGGAAGACCTCAACACGATGGGCTTCGCCGTCGCCATGAACGCGGTGAAGGTGCAGGCCTCTCAGAAGGCCGTCGCCATCGTCCAGGAAGCGCTGACCATTACCGGCATCCTTGGCTTCAAGAATGACACGCCCTTCTCGGTCGGACGCCAGCTGCGCGACATCCTGTCGGCGCCGCTGATGATCGCCAATGACCGCGTGATCGCAAACACCTCGACCATGCTGCTGATGTCGCGGCTCGATACCGACCTGGAGGGTTGA
- a CDS encoding amino acid--[acyl-carrier-protein] ligase produces MPSTTTFLDELFDKGLLIDTGVDGLYGRSGLFEEIGDRFQALVTRYGAEDEPEVVRFPPAMSRQVFEKSGYMKSFPQLAGTVHCFCGSPADHVSLLQTIEAKGDWTEGQKASEIVLTPAACYPLYPTAAKRGQLPADGLLFDLMSYCFRHEPSKDPARQQMFRMREFVRMGTPDQVTEFRAKWLERGQALIGELGLPLKLDVANDPFFGRTGKMLAVNQRDQRLKFELLIAIESEENPTACLSFNYHQDHFGKTFELESSDGEVAHTACVGFGHERVILALLKHHGTDVKTWPQSVRKALWG; encoded by the coding sequence GTGCCTTCGACCACCACCTTCCTCGACGAACTGTTCGACAAGGGCCTTCTCATCGATACCGGCGTTGATGGCCTCTACGGCCGCTCAGGCCTGTTCGAGGAGATCGGCGACCGCTTCCAGGCGCTGGTCACCCGTTACGGTGCCGAAGACGAGCCGGAAGTCGTGCGCTTTCCCCCGGCCATGAGCCGCCAGGTCTTCGAGAAATCCGGCTACATGAAGAGCTTCCCCCAGCTCGCCGGCACCGTGCACTGCTTCTGCGGCAGCCCGGCAGACCATGTCAGCCTCCTGCAGACCATCGAAGCCAAGGGTGACTGGACCGAGGGCCAGAAGGCGAGCGAGATCGTGCTCACGCCGGCCGCCTGCTATCCGCTCTATCCGACCGCTGCCAAGCGCGGCCAGCTGCCGGCCGACGGCCTGCTCTTCGACCTCATGTCCTATTGCTTCCGCCACGAGCCCTCCAAGGACCCGGCGCGCCAGCAGATGTTCCGCATGCGCGAATTCGTCCGCATGGGCACCCCCGACCAGGTCACCGAGTTCCGCGCCAAGTGGCTGGAGCGCGGCCAGGCACTGATCGGCGAGCTCGGCCTGCCCTTGAAGCTCGACGTCGCCAACGACCCGTTCTTCGGCCGCACCGGCAAGATGCTGGCGGTCAACCAGCGCGACCAGCGTCTGAAGTTCGAGCTCCTGATCGCGATCGAGAGCGAAGAGAACCCGACGGCCTGCCTGTCGTTCAACTATCACCAGGACCATTTCGGCAAGACCTTCGAGCTGGAAAGCTCGGACGGCGAAGTGGCTCACACCGCCTGCGTCGGCTTCGGCCACGAGCGGGTGATCCTGGCCCTGTTGAAGCATCACGGCACCGACGTGAAGACCTGGCCGCAATCGGTGCGCAAGGCGCTGTGGGGCTGA